From Plasmodium yoelii strain 17X genome assembly, chromosome: 11, a single genomic window includes:
- a CDS encoding mitochondrial ribosomal protein L46 precursor, putative → MIKTIRKNGILEEVAKKTRCWSFLNNNKYGVLFNHNKYISYDGKIKEKENLDENTEVTDTLCNVNSNFDVKNILVHDKYKIQVGLCIDRFPLNFIPEKFEKDFDDFRDKWLLRTNNNLEISEEFLHMKYNLSSFHDKKKNENNNEQDHLKKYQNNKGDINEGNTEKEIEHEENDESGQDNLENLFCIEGMENILSLKRKLNQEKNNKQSDINNINEKGNDDDKTNEYPFRNIKRKPNDFLYLLVKYKKRGNNNDNNIVNKWMFPYIDFKKKLSIRENLQYLCSHHLACEIPFFIGYSPCTFEKRKFKTPLIPNEIIGRKIFYYRAHYTNNDANINLMQNQYIHDFAWVTRSELKQFLSISKYHVIKDSIPLT, encoded by the coding sequence atgataaaaacaaTTAGAAAAAATGGGATACTAGAAGAGGTAGCAAAAAAAACAAGATGCTGGAGCTTTTTGAACAATAACAAATATGGTGTATTGTTTaatcataataaatatatatcatatgatggaaaaataaaagaaaaagaaaatttagATGAAAACACTGAAGTAACTGATACGTTGTGTAATGTAAATAGTAATTTtgatgtaaaaaatatattggttCATGATAAGTATAAAATTCAAGTAGGTTTATGTATTGATAGATTCcctttaaattttattcCTGAAAAGTTTGAAAAAGATTTTGATGATTTCAGAGATAAATGGTTATTAcgaacaaataataatttagaaaTAAGTGAAGAATTTTTACACATGAAATACAATTTAAGTTCTTTtcatgataaaaaaaaaaatgaaaataacaaTGAACAAGAtcatttgaaaaaatatcaaaacaATAAAGGAGACATAAATGAAGGTAATACAGAAAAGGAAATAGAACAcgaagaaaatgatgaatCAGGGCAAGACAATttagaaaatttattttgtatagaaggaatggaaaatattttaagtttaaaaagaaaattaaatcaagagaaaaataataagcaaagtgatataaataatataaatgaaaaagggAATGATGATGACAAAACAAATGAATATCCCTTTAGAAATATTAAACGAAAACCAAAcgactttttatatttattagtcaaatataaaaaacgtGGTaataacaatgataataatatagttaACAAATGGATGTTTCCCTATAtagattttaaaaaaaagttatcGATAAGAGAAAATTTACAATATTTATGTTCACATCATTTAGCATGTGAAATTCCATTTTTCATTGGTTATTCTCCATGCACctttgaaaaaagaaaatttaaaacTCCTTTAATACCAAATGAAATTATAggaagaaaaatattttattatagagctcattatacaaataatgatgcaaatataaatttaatgcaAAATCAGTATATACATGACTTTGCTTGGGTAACGCGTTCCGAATTGAAACAATTTTTATCCATCAGCAAATACCACGTCATAAAGGATTCGATACCTTTGACCTGA
- a CDS encoding erythrocyte membrane protein: MKSVEFEANSSSHGNELNEDDINKCILNKLNLIFNNNIKSISQDDDKLIEHELNRKEKTNEISEINTVNNDTTVTNAIDKQNKFIKKNSLNAVDQNNNAYNEEINNSNSLDSNNNNNTNSDVTSTNTIGKQNIAIKKSSLNTTDSNDNASSEGINNLNILESNNNNACCNIDKNATTISNTNGNSTNASGSSKHTIDKNNPNIVDINDTHVDDQNSFINSIERDCSTIAIINNGNNTDNTIRDANNIDNINSDLNTRSISILNQLKRENLSENVSVISIGDLYKLSCDACLSIESIMKKKNLGELLAGENNCNNNINKKNERWKRYIKCIEPFLDVHTIINLSQTCKFLYKRKYKVWNNRLIFNSYLGYNPKVLYTYVFPTIYRHIHRSVRRRLCLDFTLCTLIKDITVTNILNQIYNFDSLNTKHLFIYNLQEIYFDYCHNLTDKTLEVLAQTRLPSLKTLSIKCVRNKYLTCAPLTVMLKKQNWPIFTNFICSFSNSWLEPIFIISNFIVNRANNQNHLIYHKLKNLRKTLENMKNFDSTHNNVNTSLGTSIDESNKKIINENNKYNFMSLQSCVDASSLYKLNINDYSSTTNNHHTNNNKKFKSALNSETEFSISQSETNNNFSLFNNFLYNTMRHFGYSSRLSNNFNYKDYNNTYPQKNSIVNRKDDTNNSHSSNGSVSNNNSNVNNSMSNFTGVTSKKNMNISINIDTSNINANEQGPNKQNNIDNLHPAGHSVSTGKFHISLSNNGNIGCDGNASSLISKSEPNVNAGNTICEMKGQINDGSGEKDANNYSNNSTAEEIENMIPNSDNKGNDSFSWACKMRNTDGVLTESENKRSKRKSRDKESFENDGEEKKVPKIRDEEKNNEKSNFEEYTEDSLLQDGNDTKDNMKNKNMVKKDLIEEKKSRNSFNNKKNKLLTAENIFCMNILHNNVNTFDEEEEDDDDDEENNLNKCKCNGNSCIYTPDEINFKCDCDDCPFANGYKNLISVDDPYIQSHFVHPNLDILGSWGSKCFLESIGLDIYVKGYSVALKNENVKICVKLSKKIQDELYELSKSEKYKNNNLVYLLRDKGSELLSNTPLTIETDENGGIDIWTLPISLAISKKNRYLFYLVLKGGAKVDIWDYLGKSPLYIACENECKEFVEVLIDERRNRKKKNNIMQCYSKGLYNIDREDSIANCHGKNICVDDLNKKMSYSNEDIKKMSITELGKVADSETVNNGNNINSNTVIANHINDNNNINGNNNVINNGEDFKRIDTSNPFKNEPRYETRNDVSSLWGIHHNSNGRNNGNSNTSRSNIEKRLSEKINETQKDNNINEKESSNKELVPNNVNIDINNSYEINNSYDFDAPNFEGIKKNDNFNNLCISPYGNKCDNYYVTYPIDIENGYIPLNIAIKKKNFSIVNSLVESGERLDIKCPYVRDYKSPLYLACENNISEIIQLLLEKKANPNWCYHNKFTPILLAYNLNKAWVNHFLDAGAGEKACDRHILTELISCAIFKKDLSTVQLLLKKYPQLLQKGHKLWSLPFIQAAKLERLNILKYLYSLKKEIINQLDANNVLSPIHAAAEEGNVEIIKFLIENDVNINLTNKYHQNALHIACLENQEKVAQLLIANNVDVNCKDNINGECPLMICIRTRNENLAMLILNESKNINYNLTNIHGETSLIYSIFYGLYDVADILMARGADASVRDINGDKSYNVACERVLSNRACKNVLKKFLKLYRSQNKNFLPQKNKINKKNKFYQSYQTINQSFFSIFRIKKEQKDKKSISYSIDNESIQ, from the coding sequence atgaaGAGCGTTGAATTTGAAGCAAATTCAAGTTCACACGGAAATGAATTAAATGAAgatgatattaataaatgcattttaaataaattaaatttaatttttaataacaatattaaaTCTATATCACAAGATGATGATAAATTAATTGAACACGAATTGAATCGAAAGGAAAAAACTAATGAAATAAGTGAAATTAATACAGTAAATAATGACACTACTGTCACAAATGCGATTGATAagcaaaataaatttataaaaaaaaatagtttaaaTGCTGttgatcaaaataataatgcatataatgaagaaataaataattcgaACAGTCTTGATtcaaataacaataataatacaaatagtGATGTTACTAGTACCAATACGATTGGTAAACAAAATAtagctataaaaaaaagcaGTTTAAATACTACTGACTCAAATGACAATGCATCTAGCGAaggaataaataatttaaatattcttgAATCAAACAATAACAATGCATGTTGtaatattgataaaaatgCCACAACAATAAGTAATACCAATGGAAATAGCACTAATGCTAGTGGTAGTAGCAAACATACCATTGATAAAAACAATCCTAATATTGTAGATATAAATGACACACATGTAGATGATCAAAATAGTTTTATAAATTCGATTGAAAGAGATTGCTCCACAATTGCTATTATAAACAATGGTAACAATACTGATAATACAATCAGGGATGCCAATAATATCGACAATATTAACAGTGATCTTAACACGAGAAGTATCAGCATTCTTAATCAACTAAAAAGAGAGAATTTATCTGAAAATGTGAGCGTAATAAGCATTGGcgatttatataaattaagttGTGATGCTTGCTTAAGTATTGAAtctataatgaaaaaaaaaaacctgGGTGAATTATTAGCAGGGGAAaataattgtaataataatattaataaaaaaaatgaaaggtggaaaagatatataaaatgtattgaGCCATTTTTAGACGTTCATacaataattaatttaagtCAGACATGcaaatttttgtataaaagaaaatacaaaGTATGGAATAATAGATTAATATTCAACAGTTATTTAGGTTACAATCCTAaagtattatatacatatgtattcCCAACAATTTATAGGCATATTCATAGATCTGTTAGAAGAAGACTTTGTTTAGATTTTACTCTTTGCACTTTAATTAAAGATATAACAGTTACTAATATATTgaatcaaatatataattttgattCATTAAATACAAagcatttatttatttataatttacaagaaatatattttgattattgTCATAATTTAACTGATAAAACTTTAGAAGTTTTAGCACAAACAAGGCTTCCTTCATTGAAAACGTTAAGTATTAAATGTGtcagaaataaatatttaactTGTGCGCCTTTAACTGTTATGCTAAAAAAGCAAAATTGGCCAATCtttacaaattttatttgttcattttcAAATTCATGGTTGGAaccaatttttattatatctaaTTTTATAGTTAATAGAGCAAATAATCAAAatcatttaatttatcataaattaaaaaatttaagaaaaactttagaaaatatgaaaaattttgATAGTACCCATAATAATGTTAATACATCTTTGGGTACTTCGATAGAcgaaagtaataaaaaaattattaatgaaaataataaatataattttatgagTTTACAAAGCTGTGTAGATGCAAGTAGCTTatacaaattaaatataaatgattatTCATCTACTACTAACAATCATcatactaataataataaaaaattcaaatcaGCACTTAATAGTGAAACTGAATTTAGTATTAGCCAATctgaaacaaataataattttagtctttttaataattttctatataacACTATGAGACATTTTGGATATTCGTCGAGActttcaaataattttaattataaagattataataatacttATCCACAAAAAAATTCCATTGTAAATAGAAAGGATGACACAAATAATTCTCATAGTTCAAATGGAAGTGTATCTAACAATAATAGTAATGTTAACAATTCCATGAGCAATTTCACAGGTGTTACTTcgaaaaaaaacatgaatATATCCATAAATATCGATACAAGTAATATAAATGCAAATGAACAAGGCCCAAATAAACAAAACAATATAGACAATCTTCATCCTGCAGGGCATTCTGTATCGACTGGCAAGTTTCATATCTCTTTGAGCAACAATGGTAATATTGGCTGTGATGGAAATGCATCATCCCTAATTTCAAAATCAGAGCCTAACGTAAATGCTGGGAATACTATTTGTGAAATGAAAGGACAAATAAATGATGGTAGTGGTGAGAAAGATGCGAataattatagtaataattctACAGCTGaagaaattgaaaatatgATTCCAAATAGTGATAATAAAGGAAATGATTCCTTTTCATGGGCCTGCAAAATGCGGAATACTGATGGGGTTCTTACAGAGTCGGAAAATAAAAGAAGTAAAAGAAAAAGTCGAGATAAAGAATCTTTTGAAAATGATGGAGAAGAGAAAAAAGTTCCTAAAATAAgagatgaagaaaaaaataatgaaaaatcaAATTTCGAAGAATATACAGAAGATAGTTTACTACAAGATGGTAATGATACAAAagataatatgaaaaataaaaatatggtaAAAAAAGATTTaatagaagaaaaaaaaagtagaaatagttttaataataaaaaaaacaaattattaacagcagaaaatatattttgtatgaatatattacataataatgtaaatacatttgatgaagaagaagaagatgaTGATGACGATGAAGAAAACAATTTGAATAAATGCAAATGCAATGGAAattcatgtatatatacccctgatgaaataaattttaaatgtgATTGTGATGATTGCCCATTTGCTAAtggatataaaaatttaattagtgttgaTGATCCATATATACAATCCCATTTTGTTCATCCCAATTTAGATATTTTAGGATCATGGGGTAGTAAGTGTTTTTTAGAAAGTATAGGATTAGACATATATGTAAAGGGTTACAGTGTtgcattaaaaaatgaaaatgtaaaaatttgCGTTAAATTaagtaaaaaaattcaaGATGAATTATACGAACTAAGTAAaagtgaaaaatataaaaataataatttagtatatttattaagAGATAAAGGTAGTGAACTTTTATCAAATACACCATTAACTATTGAAACCGATGAAAATGGTGGAATTGATATATGGACTTTACCAATATCTTTAGCCATTAGTAAGAAGAatagatatttattttatttagtttTAAAGGGAGGTGCAAAAGTTGATATATGGGATTATCTTGGGAAATCTCCTTTGTATATAGCCTGTGAAAATGAGTGTAAAGAGTTTGTTGAAGTTTTAATAGATGAGCgaagaaatagaaaaaaaaaaaataatataatgcaATGCTACTCTAAaggtttatataatatagatagAGAAGATTCAATAGCTAATTGTCATGGAAAGAATATATGTGTCGATgatttgaataaaaaaatgtccTATAGTAATGAAGACATTAAGAAAATGAGTATTACAGAATTGGGGAAAGTTGCAGATTCCGAAACGGTGAACAATggaaataatattaacagTAACACTGTTATCGCGAATCATATTaacgataataataatattaacggAAATAATAACGTTATTAACAATGGAGAAGATTTTAAAAGGATCGATACTTCCAATCCCTTTAAAAATGAGCCAAGGTATGAAACTAGAAATGATGTATCATCTTTATGGGGAATACATCACAATTCAAATGGCAGGAATAATGGAAATAGTAACACTAGTAGGAGTAATATAGAAAAACGACTtagtgaaaaaataaatgaaacacaaaaagataataatataaatgaaaaggaaagttcaaataaagaattaGTGCCCAATAATGTAAAcattgatataaataattcatatgaaataaataattcatatGATTTTGATGCACCAAATTTCgaaggaataaaaaaaaatgataattttaataatttatgtatAAGTCCATATGGTAATAAATGTGATAATTATTATGTTACATATCCTATTGATATAGAAAATGGATATATACCTTTAAATATtgctattaaaaaaaaaaacttttcAATAGTTAATTCATTAGTTGAAAGTGGAGAAAGATTAGATATTAAGTGCCCATATGTAAGAGATTATAAATCTCCATTATATTTAGCatgtgaaaataatataagtgaaattatacaattattattagaaaaaaaagcaaatCCTAATTGGTGTTATCATAATAAATTTACCCCCATTCTATTGgcttataatttaaataaagcATGGGTTAATCATTTTCTTGATGCTGGGGCAGGAGAAAAAGCATGTGATAGACATATTTTAACAGAATTAATTTCATGTGCTATATTTAAAAAGGACTTATCTACAGttcaattattattaaagaAATATCCCCAACTATTACAAAAAGGACATAAATTATGGTCTTTACCATTTATTCAAGCAGCTAAATTAGAacgattaaatatattaaaatatttatattcattaaaaaaagaaataattaatCAGTTGGATGCTAATAATGTATTGTCACCTATACATGCTGCTGCAGAAGAAGGAAATGttgaaattataaaatttttgataGAAAATGatgttaatataaatttaacaaataaatatcacCAAAATGCTTTACATATTGCCTGCTTAGAAAATCAAGAAAAAGTTGCACAGTTATTAATAGCAAATAATGTCGATGTTAATTGcaaagataatataaatggaGAATGCCCATTAATGATTTGTATCAGAACaagaaatgaaaatttagctatgttaatattaaatgaaagtaaaaatattaattataatttaacaaatatCCATGGAGAAACTTCTTTAATTTATTCAATATTCTATGGATTATATGATGTAGCTGATATATTGATGGCAAGAGGCGCTGATGCTTCGGTAAGAGATATTAATGGAGATAAATCTTACAACGTCGCATGTGAGCGTGTCTTATCTAATAGAGCTTGTAAAAACGTTTTGAAAAAATTTCTTAAATTATATAGatcacaaaataaaaatttcttaccccaaaaaaataaaattaataaaaaaaacaaattttacCAATCTTACCAAACTATAAACCAAAGTTTTTTTAGTATATTTCGTATTAAAAAAGAGCAAAAGGATAAAAAAAGCATATCCTATTCTATAGATAATGAAAGTATTCAGTAA
- a CDS encoding mitochondrial import inner membrane translocase subunit TIM22, putative, with the protein MSLNNNNGNNYNSRGNSILLNDKYINLNVFKKGEELTDQEKIFLKVHTYLNEGILPKCIGMGLGGGFLGALIGVFFFTMQPTNIDYNLTYKEQLKEQFIMFKQSVKNSCINFAKIGFLFSLYENSLQKIRATNDITNTLYSGCLTGATISYKKGLPSMLSGCASFAAFSAVVEKLQRSNKF; encoded by the coding sequence ATGagtttaaataataacaatggGAATAACTACAACAGTAGGGGTAATAGTATTTTActaaatgataaatatataaatttaaatgtttttaaaaaaggaGAAGAATTAACTGAccaagaaaaaatatttttaaaagttcACACATACTTAAATGAAGGAATATTACCTAAGTGCATAGGTATGGGACTTGGTGGTGGATTTCTTGGGGCACTAATTggggtttttttttttactatgcAACCAACTAATATAGATTACAATTTAACTTATAAAGAGCAACTCAAGGAGCAATTTATTATGTTTAAACAGTCAGTAAAAAATAGCTGTATCAATTTTGCTAAAATaggatttttattttctctttATGAAAATTCATTGCAAAAAATAAGAGCAACAAATGACATAACTAATACTTTATATTCAGGTTGCTTAACAGGTGCAACGATTTCTTATAAAAAGGGTTTGCCTTCAATGCTTAGTGGGTGTGCAAGTTTTGCGGCTTTTTCAGCTGTTGTTGAAAAATTGCAAAGATCAAACAAATTTTAG